Proteins from a single region of Pseudomonas phenolilytica:
- a CDS encoding ABC transporter substrate-binding protein, with protein sequence MMPSLPALIRSLLRLTLVLLPLCAQAQELPVLTLSVLQFGTPHWELEHLKRQQLDRANGFELRVRLVADVPASRLALSSGSADGAVSDLLWAQARYQAGSAYRYLPFSAQIGEVLVPTGSAIRQLADLRGKRLGVAGGPDGLGWRLLQQAAVRQGIDLAREAQVQYAAPPLLGQALRRGQLDALLTFWHFSARMRGEGGVQSAFGLADLMKSFELDTHLPVLGYLFPEPWAQSHEDLLQRFARALRQTKNELAREPEHWQALRPLMRAESDAVFAALRGSFVEGIPPPLDAARLADLQRLLVLTGADPARLMPATAFQSAP encoded by the coding sequence ATGATGCCTTCATTGCCCGCCCTCATCCGATCCCTTCTGCGCCTGACGCTGGTGCTGCTGCCGCTGTGCGCGCAGGCGCAGGAGCTGCCGGTGCTGACCCTCAGCGTGCTGCAGTTCGGCACGCCGCACTGGGAGCTGGAGCACCTCAAGCGCCAGCAGCTGGACCGTGCCAACGGCTTCGAGCTGCGGGTGCGGTTGGTGGCCGATGTGCCTGCCTCGCGGCTGGCGCTGTCCAGTGGCAGTGCCGACGGTGCGGTGAGCGACCTGCTCTGGGCCCAGGCGCGCTACCAAGCCGGCTCAGCCTACCGCTACCTGCCGTTTTCCGCGCAGATCGGCGAAGTGCTGGTGCCCACCGGCAGTGCCATTCGCCAGCTGGCGGACCTGCGCGGCAAGCGCCTCGGTGTTGCCGGTGGCCCCGACGGGCTGGGCTGGCGGTTGTTGCAGCAGGCGGCGGTAAGGCAGGGTATCGATCTGGCTCGGGAGGCGCAGGTGCAGTACGCCGCACCGCCGCTGCTCGGTCAGGCACTGCGCCGCGGTCAGCTGGACGCGCTGCTGACCTTCTGGCATTTCTCCGCGCGCATGCGTGGCGAGGGCGGGGTGCAGAGCGCATTCGGTCTGGCCGACCTGATGAAGTCGTTTGAGCTTGATACGCACTTGCCGGTACTCGGCTATCTGTTCCCCGAGCCCTGGGCGCAGAGCCACGAAGACCTGCTGCAGCGCTTCGCCCGCGCACTGCGCCAGACCAAGAACGAATTGGCTCGCGAGCCGGAACACTGGCAGGCGCTGCGTCCGCTGATGCGCGCCGAGAGCGACGCGGTGTTCGCCGCCTTGCGTGGCAGCTTTGTCGAAGGCATTCCGCCGCCATTGGATGCGGCGCGCCTCGCCGACCTGCAGCGACTGCTGGTGCTGACCGGCGCCGATCCGGCGAGGCTGATGCCAGCCACGGCGTTCCAGAGCGCGCCATGA
- a CDS encoding HIT family protein — translation MSLIASYDPQNIFAQIIRGDAPCYKLYEDDEVLAFLDLFPQSFGHTLVIPKRSAACNILDVDSDALAAVMRVVQQLTRAIVAELQPDGVQVAQFNGAPAGQTVFHIHMHIVPRYAGEGLGIHAAGKADPAELEKLQVRLQRRIAALA, via the coding sequence GTGTCCCTGATCGCCAGTTACGACCCGCAGAACATTTTCGCCCAGATCATCCGCGGCGACGCGCCCTGCTACAAGCTCTACGAGGATGACGAGGTGCTCGCCTTTCTCGATCTGTTTCCGCAATCGTTCGGCCACACGCTGGTGATCCCCAAGCGCTCGGCGGCGTGCAACATCCTCGACGTGGACAGCGATGCGCTGGCGGCCGTGATGCGCGTGGTGCAGCAGCTGACCCGCGCGATCGTCGCCGAGCTGCAGCCGGACGGCGTGCAGGTCGCGCAGTTCAACGGCGCCCCGGCGGGGCAGACGGTGTTCCACATCCACATGCACATCGTCCCGCGCTACGCCGGCGAGGGGCTCGGCATCCACGCCGCCGGCAAGGCCGATCCGGCCGAGCTGGAAAAACTGCAGGTGCGTCTGCAGCGGCGCATCGCCGCGCTGGCCTGA
- a CDS encoding MOSC domain-containing protein yields the protein MQLARIEHLLVGKAVPYTRPGSHSAIAKQPVAGPLAVGVEGLAGDEQGDRRVHGGIHKAVHHYPYEHYQRWIEQLGRLPVLEQPGAFGENISTRGLSEADLCLGDVLRCGDVLLQVAQSRQPCWKLNDRFGVTDMALRVQQSGMTGWYYQVLEPGELQAGQSLMLEQRPYPRWSLTRVMDVLYRHTLDHAALQELAELPLVPNWRKLVERRLEVNAVEDWSKRLYGAPDA from the coding sequence ATGCAACTGGCCAGAATCGAACACCTGCTCGTCGGCAAGGCCGTCCCCTATACCCGCCCGGGCAGCCACAGCGCCATCGCCAAGCAGCCGGTGGCCGGGCCGCTGGCGGTCGGTGTCGAGGGGCTGGCCGGCGACGAACAGGGCGATCGACGCGTGCATGGCGGCATCCACAAGGCCGTGCATCACTATCCTTACGAGCACTACCAACGCTGGATCGAGCAGCTCGGTCGGCTGCCGGTGCTCGAACAGCCCGGTGCGTTCGGCGAGAACATCAGCACCCGCGGGCTCAGCGAGGCCGATCTGTGCCTGGGCGACGTGCTGCGCTGCGGCGACGTGTTGCTGCAGGTGGCGCAATCGCGCCAGCCGTGCTGGAAGCTCAACGATCGTTTCGGCGTCACCGACATGGCGCTACGCGTGCAGCAGAGCGGCATGACCGGCTGGTATTACCAAGTGCTGGAGCCCGGCGAGCTGCAGGCCGGACAGAGCCTGATGCTGGAGCAGCGCCCCTACCCGCGCTGGTCGCTGACCAGGGTGATGGACGTGCTCTACCGCCACACCCTCGACCACGCCGCCCTGCAGGAACTGGCCGAGCTGCCGCTGGTGCCGAACTGGCGCAAGCTGGTGGAGCGGAGGCTGGAGGTCAACGCGGTGGAAGACTGGAGCAAGCGCCTGTACGGCGCGCCGGACGCCTGA
- the ttcA gene encoding tRNA 2-thiocytidine(32) synthetase TtcA, which yields MGTLSVNQNKLQKRLRRLAGEAVTDFNMIEDGDKVMVCLSGGKDSYTMLDVLLYLQKVAPIKFEVVAVNMDQKQPGFPEHVLPEYLKGLGIEYHIIEKDTYSVVKEKIPEGKTTCSLCSRLRRGTLYTFADEIGATKMALGHHRDDILETFFLNMFYGGTLKAMPPKLLSDDGRNVVIRPLAYCNEADIEAYSKMKEFPIIPCNLCGSQENLQRQVVKEMLQEWERKSPGRTEIMFRALQNVVPSQLADRNLFDFKSLRIDDSATPRFVDVMSL from the coding sequence ATGGGCACCCTTTCGGTCAACCAGAACAAACTGCAGAAGCGCCTGCGCCGCCTGGCCGGCGAGGCCGTCACCGACTTCAACATGATCGAGGACGGCGACAAGGTCATGGTCTGCCTGTCCGGCGGCAAGGACAGCTACACCATGCTCGACGTGCTGCTGTATCTGCAGAAGGTCGCGCCGATCAAGTTCGAGGTCGTGGCGGTCAACATGGACCAGAAGCAGCCGGGCTTCCCCGAACACGTGCTGCCCGAGTACCTGAAGGGCCTCGGCATCGAGTACCACATCATCGAGAAGGACACCTACTCGGTGGTGAAGGAGAAAATTCCGGAAGGCAAGACCACCTGCTCGCTGTGTTCGCGCCTGCGTCGCGGCACGCTGTATACCTTCGCCGACGAGATCGGGGCGACCAAAATGGCGCTCGGGCATCACCGCGACGACATCCTGGAAACCTTCTTCCTCAACATGTTCTACGGCGGCACGCTCAAGGCCATGCCGCCCAAGCTGCTCTCCGATGACGGCCGCAACGTGGTGATCCGTCCGCTGGCCTACTGCAACGAGGCGGATATCGAGGCCTACTCGAAGATGAAGGAGTTCCCGATCATCCCCTGCAACCTCTGTGGCTCGCAGGAAAACCTGCAGCGCCAGGTGGTCAAGGAGATGCTGCAGGAGTGGGAGCGCAAGTCGCCGGGGCGCACCGAGATCATGTTCCGTGCGCTGCAGAACGTGGTGCCCTCGCAGCTGGCCGACCGCAACCTGTTCGACTTCAAGAGCCTGCGCATCGACGACAGCGCCACACCGCGCTTCGTCGACGTGATGAGCCTGTAA
- a CDS encoding DNA-J related domain-containing protein: MDDLSPAMDLPAQLLILLREQPQGFSEFELIQQLKRRHCTHIPHLPLTDKLVLFRTHFLLFNALYQLRDQLWRDAGGHLHITALCIQLHPYDAGTHALVEEDPLRAYYLDLSNLRDTDEPAVERLLASFWTRMQGDEDKRAALELFELDRLAQPLDMHIIKQRYRQLVSQHHPDRGGSTQRLQSINLAMEILQRYYR; the protein is encoded by the coding sequence ATGGACGACCTCTCCCCCGCGATGGACCTGCCAGCGCAACTGCTCATCCTGCTGCGCGAGCAGCCGCAAGGCTTCAGCGAATTCGAGCTGATCCAGCAGCTCAAGCGGCGCCACTGCACGCACATTCCCCACTTGCCGCTGACCGACAAGCTGGTGCTGTTCCGCACCCACTTTCTGCTGTTCAACGCGCTCTATCAACTGCGCGACCAGCTCTGGCGGGATGCCGGCGGCCATCTGCACATCACGGCGCTCTGCATCCAGCTGCATCCCTACGACGCCGGCACCCACGCGCTGGTCGAAGAAGACCCGCTGCGCGCCTACTACCTGGACCTCAGCAACCTGCGCGACACCGACGAGCCCGCCGTCGAACGCCTGCTGGCCAGCTTCTGGACCCGCATGCAGGGCGACGAGGACAAACGCGCGGCGCTGGAGCTGTTCGAGCTGGATCGCCTCGCCCAGCCGCTGGACATGCACATCATCAAGCAGCGCTACCGCCAGCTGGTGAGCCAGCATCATCCCGACCGCGGCGGCAGCACGCAGCGCCTGCAATCGATCAATCTGGCGATGGAAATTCTGCAACGCTATTACCGTTGA
- a CDS encoding Yip1 family protein, with product MINHVWGLFTHPGQEWREIRGENESIGRMYLGHVLLLAAIPAISAFIGATQVGWSIGGGEPVRLTEASCLQLVILSYLAMLAGVAVMGGFIHWMARTYDASPTLSQCIAFAAYTATPLFIGGLAGLYPHVWLFMLVGTAAICYTAYLLYVGLPKFMNIPEDEGFMFSSSVLAVGLVVLVAIIAISVITWGMGFGPVYVR from the coding sequence ATGATCAATCACGTGTGGGGCCTGTTCACCCATCCCGGTCAGGAATGGCGTGAGATCCGCGGCGAGAATGAATCCATCGGCCGCATGTACCTGGGACATGTGCTGCTACTGGCGGCCATTCCCGCGATATCCGCCTTCATCGGCGCCACCCAGGTCGGCTGGAGCATCGGCGGCGGCGAGCCGGTCAGGCTGACCGAAGCGAGCTGTCTGCAATTGGTGATCCTCTCGTACCTCGCCATGCTCGCGGGCGTCGCGGTCATGGGTGGTTTCATCCACTGGATGGCGCGCACCTATGACGCCAGTCCGACGCTCAGCCAATGCATCGCCTTCGCCGCCTACACCGCAACTCCGCTGTTCATTGGCGGTCTGGCGGGGCTATACCCGCATGTCTGGCTGTTCATGCTGGTGGGCACCGCGGCGATCTGCTACACCGCCTACCTGCTCTACGTCGGGTTGCCGAAGTTCATGAACATCCCGGAGGACGAGGGCTTCATGTTCTCCAGCTCGGTGCTGGCCGTCGGGCTGGTAGTGCTGGTGGCGATCATCGCGATCTCGGTGATCACCTGGGGCATGGGCTTCGGGCCGGTCTACGTGCGCTGA
- a CDS encoding Yip1 family protein — MTPHLFTLLTRPDKAWTDIRRDEASNSSNYLLHLLLFALLPAVCMFIGTRLVGWSLVEDERIRLDTRSALQLSVVIYLSIILGTFVMGWFLRWMSRSFEARPTFNQCVGFTAYVITPFFLAGLGALYPTRWLALVVLIAAGLYATYLLLVGLPTFMRLDSRNSFLYAASAWGVGLLVLVNIKIPMILFWMLVLDPNYERDLVQDQSYGTQEERPRQEPPGLQR; from the coding sequence ATGACCCCGCACCTGTTCACCTTGCTGACCCGCCCTGACAAGGCGTGGACCGACATCCGGCGCGACGAGGCCAGTAACAGTTCCAACTATCTGCTGCATCTGCTGCTGTTCGCCCTGCTGCCGGCGGTCTGCATGTTCATCGGTACACGTCTGGTGGGCTGGAGCCTGGTCGAGGACGAGCGCATCCGCCTGGATACACGCAGCGCGCTGCAACTGAGCGTGGTGATCTACCTGAGCATCATCCTCGGCACCTTTGTCATGGGCTGGTTTCTGCGCTGGATGTCACGCTCGTTCGAGGCGCGACCGACATTCAACCAATGCGTCGGCTTCACCGCCTACGTCATCACGCCATTCTTCCTCGCCGGCCTGGGCGCGCTGTATCCGACGCGCTGGCTCGCGCTCGTCGTGCTGATTGCCGCCGGACTCTATGCGACTTATCTGTTGCTGGTCGGCCTGCCGACGTTCATGCGCCTCGACAGCCGCAACAGCTTTCTCTATGCCGCCAGCGCTTGGGGCGTCGGCCTGCTGGTGCTGGTCAACATCAAGATACCGATGATCCTGTTCTGGATGCTGGTACTCGACCCGAACTACGAGCGCGATCTGGTGCAGGATCAGAGCTACGGCACCCAGGAGGAGCGTCCGCGCCAGGAGCCGCCGGGCCTGCAGCGCTGA
- a CDS encoding SprT family zinc-dependent metalloprotease, which produces MPERLNARVEACYQQAEAFFKQRFERPQVSFRLRGQKAGVAHLQENLLRFNPQLYRENSEHFLRQTVAHEVAHLIAHRVFGPNIQPHGAEWRLIMQGVYELPPERCHSYTIVRRQRTLYLYRCACTERDFPFTAQRHALVRKGRRYICRSCRTTLVFTGQQRVE; this is translated from the coding sequence ATGCCCGAACGACTCAACGCCCGTGTCGAAGCCTGTTACCAGCAAGCCGAGGCCTTTTTCAAGCAACGCTTCGAACGCCCGCAGGTGAGCTTCCGCCTGCGCGGACAGAAGGCCGGCGTGGCGCACCTGCAGGAAAATCTGCTGCGCTTCAATCCGCAGCTGTACCGGGAGAACAGCGAGCACTTTCTCCGGCAGACCGTTGCCCACGAAGTTGCCCACCTGATTGCCCACCGCGTCTTCGGCCCGAACATTCAGCCACATGGCGCGGAGTGGCGGCTGATCATGCAGGGCGTCTACGAACTACCGCCGGAGCGCTGCCACAGCTACACGATCGTCCGACGCCAGCGCACGCTGTACCTGTATCGCTGCGCGTGCACGGAGCGCGACTTCCCCTTCACCGCACAACGCCATGCCCTGGTGCGCAAGGGCCGTCGCTACATCTGCCGCAGTTGCCGGACGACGCTGGTCTTCACCGGCCAGCAACGCGTCGAGTAA
- the napE gene encoding periplasmic nitrate reductase, NapE protein: MTTTPDTPDSSPSQKRDETRLFIFLIVFLFPLLSIALVSGYGFIVWISQMFFGPPGPA, encoded by the coding sequence ATGACAACAACACCCGATACGCCTGACTCGTCGCCCTCGCAGAAGCGCGATGAAACCCGCCTGTTCATCTTCCTCATCGTCTTCCTGTTCCCCTTGCTGAGCATCGCGCTGGTCAGCGGGTACGGCTTCATCGTCTGGATTTCGCAGATGTTCTTCGGTCCGCCGGGACCGGCCTGA
- a CDS encoding chaperone NapD: protein MDHTLHIASLLVHCRPEVLPAVKANLRRLPNLELHQESAAGKLVVVLEAEHERHILNAIDQIQQLPGVLNAALIYHEELLGLEGEA, encoded by the coding sequence ATGGATCACACCCTGCATATCGCCAGCCTGCTGGTGCATTGCCGCCCCGAAGTGCTGCCGGCGGTCAAGGCCAACCTGCGCCGCCTGCCGAACCTCGAACTGCATCAGGAGAGCGCCGCCGGCAAGCTGGTGGTGGTGCTCGAAGCCGAGCATGAACGCCACATCCTGAACGCCATCGACCAGATCCAGCAGCTGCCGGGCGTACTCAACGCCGCCCTGATCTACCACGAAGAACTTCTCGGCCTCGAAGGAGAAGCCTGA
- the napA gene encoding nitrate reductase catalytic subunit NapA: MSMTRRQFAKANAAAIAATVAGMPIATSAANLVTEADATNLNWNKAPCRFCGTGCSVMVATRENRVVATHGDVKAEVNRGINCVKGYFLSKIMYGSDRLTQPLLRMKDGKFDKQGEFQPISWEQAFDIMEEKYKAALKAGGPEAIGMFGSGQWTIWEGYAANKLMKAGFRSNNIDPNARHCMASAAFGFMRTFGMDEPMGCYDDIEVADAFVLWGSNMAEMHPVLWTRVTDRRLSAPHVKVAVMSTFEHRSFELADIPMVFNPQTDLVILNYIANHIIQSGAVNKDFIDKHTRFAKGAQNIGYGLRPTDPRELKAENAKVANTWSDISFEDYAEFLKPYTLEHAAQESGVPAERLRALAELYADPKTKVMSFWTMGFNQHTRGVWANNMIYNIHLLTGKISEPGNSPFSLTGQPSACGTAREVGTFSHRLPADMAVANPKHRATAEKIWKLPEGTIQEKPGFHAVEQSRMLKDGKLKVYWTQVTNNIQAGPNLMQETLPGWRNPETFVIVSDVYPTVSAQAADLILPSAMWVEKEGAYGNAERRTQFWHQLVDAPGEARSDLWQLAEFSKRFSVDEVWPAELLAKAPELKGKTLFDVLFKNGKVDRFPAADIATGFRNREAEAFGFYLQKGLFEEYAEFGRGHGHDLAPFDTYHEERGLRWPVVDGKETRWRYREGHDPYVEKGSGVQFYGYPDKKAIIFALPYEVPAEVPDADYPFWLSTGRVLEHWHTGSMTQRVDELHRAVPDALVYMHPEDARKLNARRGSVVKVISRRGEMQARVETRGRNKPPQGLVFVPFFDANKLINKVTLDATDPISKQTDYKKCAVKIEVVSIA; this comes from the coding sequence ATGAGCATGACCCGTCGTCAATTCGCCAAGGCCAACGCGGCGGCCATCGCCGCCACCGTCGCCGGCATGCCGATCGCCACCAGCGCGGCCAACCTCGTCACCGAAGCGGACGCCACCAACCTGAACTGGAACAAGGCGCCCTGCCGTTTCTGCGGCACCGGCTGCAGTGTGATGGTGGCCACCCGGGAGAACCGCGTGGTGGCCACCCACGGCGACGTCAAGGCCGAGGTCAACCGCGGCATCAACTGCGTCAAGGGCTACTTCCTGTCGAAGATCATGTACGGCAGCGACCGCCTGACCCAGCCCCTGCTGCGCATGAAGGATGGCAAGTTCGACAAACAGGGCGAGTTCCAGCCGATCAGCTGGGAGCAGGCGTTCGACATCATGGAAGAGAAGTACAAGGCCGCACTCAAGGCCGGCGGCCCGGAAGCCATCGGCATGTTCGGCTCCGGTCAGTGGACGATCTGGGAAGGCTACGCCGCCAACAAGCTGATGAAGGCCGGCTTTCGTTCCAACAACATCGACCCCAACGCCCGCCACTGCATGGCCTCGGCGGCGTTCGGCTTCATGCGCACCTTCGGAATGGACGAACCGATGGGCTGCTACGACGACATCGAAGTGGCCGACGCCTTCGTGCTCTGGGGCTCGAACATGGCCGAGATGCACCCGGTGCTGTGGACGCGCGTGACCGACCGCCGCCTGAGCGCGCCGCACGTGAAAGTCGCGGTGATGTCGACCTTCGAGCATCGCAGCTTCGAGCTCGCCGACATCCCGATGGTGTTCAACCCGCAGACCGACCTGGTGATCCTCAACTACATCGCCAACCACATCATTCAGAGCGGCGCGGTTAACAAGGACTTCATCGATAAGCACACCCGCTTCGCCAAGGGCGCGCAGAACATCGGTTACGGCCTGCGCCCCACCGACCCGCGCGAGCTGAAGGCGGAGAACGCCAAGGTCGCCAACACTTGGAGCGACATCAGCTTCGAGGACTACGCCGAGTTCCTCAAACCCTACACCCTGGAACACGCGGCACAGGAATCCGGCGTACCGGCCGAGCGCCTGCGCGCGCTGGCCGAGCTGTACGCCGACCCGAAGACCAAAGTCATGTCGTTCTGGACGATGGGTTTCAACCAGCACACCCGCGGTGTCTGGGCGAACAACATGATCTACAACATCCATCTGCTCACCGGGAAGATCAGCGAGCCGGGCAACAGCCCCTTCTCGCTCACCGGCCAGCCATCGGCGTGCGGCACCGCACGCGAAGTCGGCACATTCTCCCATCGTCTGCCGGCTGACATGGCGGTGGCCAATCCCAAGCACCGCGCCACCGCCGAGAAGATCTGGAAGCTGCCCGAAGGCACCATCCAGGAAAAGCCCGGCTTCCACGCCGTCGAGCAGAGCCGCATGCTCAAGGACGGCAAGCTCAAGGTGTACTGGACGCAGGTCACCAACAACATCCAGGCCGGCCCCAACCTGATGCAGGAAACCCTGCCGGGCTGGCGCAATCCCGAGACCTTCGTCATCGTCTCCGACGTCTATCCGACCGTCTCGGCGCAGGCCGCCGACCTGATCCTGCCGAGCGCCATGTGGGTAGAAAAGGAAGGCGCCTACGGCAACGCCGAGCGCCGCACGCAGTTCTGGCATCAGCTGGTCGATGCGCCCGGCGAGGCGCGCTCGGATCTCTGGCAGCTGGCGGAGTTCTCCAAACGCTTCAGCGTCGACGAGGTCTGGCCCGCAGAACTGCTGGCCAAGGCACCGGAACTCAAGGGCAAGACGCTGTTCGACGTGCTGTTCAAGAACGGCAAGGTCGACCGCTTCCCCGCCGCTGATATCGCCACCGGCTTTCGCAACCGCGAGGCGGAGGCCTTCGGCTTCTACCTGCAGAAGGGCCTGTTCGAGGAATACGCCGAGTTCGGTCGCGGCCACGGTCACGACCTGGCGCCGTTCGACACCTATCACGAGGAACGCGGCCTGCGCTGGCCGGTCGTCGACGGCAAGGAAACCCGCTGGCGCTATCGCGAAGGCCACGACCCCTACGTCGAGAAAGGCAGCGGCGTGCAGTTCTACGGCTACCCGGACAAGAAGGCGATCATCTTCGCCCTGCCCTACGAGGTGCCCGCCGAGGTGCCCGACGCCGACTACCCGTTCTGGCTCAGCACCGGCCGCGTCTTGGAACACTGGCACACCGGCAGCATGACCCAGCGGGTCGACGAACTGCACCGTGCGGTACCCGACGCGCTCGTCTACATGCACCCCGAGGACGCACGCAAGCTCAACGCGCGGCGCGGCAGCGTGGTGAAAGTGATCAGCCGGCGCGGCGAAATGCAGGCACGGGTGGAAACCCGCGGGCGCAATAAACCACCGCAGGGTCTGGTGTTCGTGCCGTTCTTCGACGCCAACAAACTGATCAATAAAGTCACTCTCGACGCCACCGACCCGATCTCCAAGCAGACCGATTACAAGAAATGCGCCGTCAAGATCGAAGTGGTCAGCATCGCCTGA
- a CDS encoding nitrate reductase cytochrome c-type subunit: MKFRFLPLSLLAVFGLAIAAETNYPLDAPAPDGRRPGGTLTQEFTPPPLHDEENKDLRRERNYPEQPPTIPHTIRGYHVDKNANKCLSCHSRENSARTQSPMISITHYTDRDAQTLAAVAPRRYFCTQCHVPQQDVKPLVENEFKNIDELLYRETSQPGNTP, encoded by the coding sequence ATGAAATTCCGTTTTCTGCCGCTGAGCCTGCTCGCGGTGTTCGGCCTGGCCATCGCCGCCGAAACCAATTATCCGCTGGACGCCCCCGCGCCGGACGGGCGTCGTCCCGGCGGGACGCTGACCCAGGAGTTCACCCCGCCGCCCTTGCACGACGAGGAGAACAAGGACCTGCGCCGCGAGCGCAACTACCCGGAGCAGCCACCGACCATCCCGCATACCATTCGCGGCTATCACGTCGACAAGAACGCCAACAAATGCCTGTCCTGCCACAGCCGGGAGAACAGCGCGCGCACTCAGTCGCCGATGATCAGCATCACCCACTACACCGACCGCGACGCCCAGACCCTGGCCGCCGTGGCGCCACGGCGCTACTTCTGCACGCAGTGCCACGTACCGCAGCAGGACGTGAAGCCGCTGGTGGAGAACGAGTTCAAGAACATCGACGAACTGCTGTACCGGGAAACCTCGCAACCCGGCAACACACCGTGA
- a CDS encoding cytochrome c3 family protein, which translates to MKSILPFLKRYWTVLRRPSVHYSLGALVLGGFIAGIVFWGGFNTALEATNTEAFCISCHEMEDNVYVEIKDTIHYSNRSGVRATCPDCHVPHEWTDKIARKMQASKEVWGKIFGTISTREKFLDKRRELAEHEWARLKANDSLECRNCHDFDYMDFTRQSPRAAKFHSTALASGEATCIDCHKGIAHKLPDMHGVPGW; encoded by the coding sequence ATGAAGTCGATACTGCCGTTTCTCAAGCGCTACTGGACCGTCCTGCGCCGCCCGAGCGTGCATTACAGCCTGGGCGCGCTGGTGCTCGGCGGGTTCATCGCCGGCATCGTGTTCTGGGGCGGCTTCAACACCGCGCTGGAAGCCACCAACACCGAGGCCTTCTGCATCTCCTGTCATGAGATGGAAGACAATGTCTACGTGGAGATCAAGGACACCATCCACTACAGCAACCGCTCCGGCGTGCGCGCGACCTGTCCGGACTGCCACGTGCCGCATGAATGGACCGACAAGATCGCGCGCAAGATGCAAGCGTCCAAGGAGGTCTGGGGCAAGATCTTCGGCACCATCAGCACCCGCGAGAAGTTCCTCGACAAGCGCCGCGAGTTGGCCGAGCACGAGTGGGCGCGGCTGAAGGCCAATGATTCGCTGGAGTGCCGCAACTGCCACGACTTCGATTACATGGACTTCACCCGGCAGAGCCCGCGCGCCGCCAAGTTCCACTCCACCGCGCTGGCCAGCGGCGAGGCCACCTGCATCGACTGCCACAAGGGCATCGCCCACAAACTGCCGGACATGCACGGCGTACCGGGCTGGTAA
- a CDS encoding dienelactone hydrolase family protein — MRHSLFGLLMVASLTANAAVQTQEIPYTAADGTQMKGYFAYDDAIDGPRPGIVVVHEWWGLNDYAKRRARDLAELGYSALAIDMYGEGKNTEHPKDAMAFMQAALKDADAARNRFVAGLDLLKAQPQTDTAKLGAIGYCFGGKVVLDMARQGVPLEGVVSFHGALATETRAVPGSIKARVLVEHGSEDSMISTDDIAALNVEMVKAGADYQFVSLPGAKHGFSNPAADTHQKDGLDVAYQKAADERSWADMQRFFEQTFGTAQAATAQ, encoded by the coding sequence ATGCGCCATAGCCTGTTCGGCCTGCTCATGGTCGCCAGCCTCACCGCCAACGCTGCGGTCCAGACCCAGGAAATCCCCTACACCGCCGCCGACGGCACGCAGATGAAGGGCTACTTCGCCTATGACGACGCCATTGACGGCCCGCGGCCGGGCATCGTGGTGGTGCATGAATGGTGGGGGCTCAACGACTACGCCAAGCGCCGCGCGCGCGATCTCGCCGAACTAGGCTACAGCGCTCTGGCCATCGACATGTACGGCGAGGGCAAGAACACCGAACACCCCAAGGACGCGATGGCCTTCATGCAGGCCGCACTGAAGGATGCCGACGCCGCCCGGAACCGCTTCGTCGCCGGGCTCGACCTGCTCAAGGCGCAACCACAGACCGACACCGCCAAGCTCGGCGCCATCGGCTACTGCTTCGGCGGCAAGGTGGTGCTGGACATGGCACGCCAGGGCGTACCGCTGGAAGGCGTGGTCAGCTTCCACGGTGCGCTCGCCACCGAGACCCGCGCCGTACCGGGCAGCATCAAGGCGCGCGTGCTGGTCGAGCATGGCAGCGAGGACAGCATGATCAGCACCGATGACATCGCCGCGCTGAACGTGGAAATGGTCAAGGCCGGCGCCGACTACCAGTTCGTCAGCTTGCCCGGCGCGAAGCACGGCTTCAGCAACCCGGCTGCCGACACGCACCAGAAAGACGGCCTCGACGTGGCCTACCAGAAGGCTGCGGACGAACGCTCCTGGGCGGACATGCAGCGCTTCTTCGAGCAGACCTTCGGTACCGCGCAAGCCGCCACAGCGCAATGA